A segment of the Gossypium hirsutum isolate 1008001.06 chromosome D10, Gossypium_hirsutum_v2.1, whole genome shotgun sequence genome:
TTAGAGTTAATAATTGGAGGGATCAAACCGGTAATAAtgtgaatttttcttttaaaagtatagttaggggtgtgcaaaattcgggtaaaaccgaaaaaattcggttaaccgaccaaattcggttaatcggtcggttaaccgaattttttcggtcgggggtcggttaattattttttaatttttcggttaacggttaatttggTTCGAAaccagtcggttaaccgaatttttttggttaaccgaaaaaattaataaataaaattataatatataaataggcccactattcacctaaactcaatctaaacccaagtattcaacccaatccaattacccaacccaacccaatcatagaattaaattacaaataatttaataaataacaataaaattttaaaactaaggctaaaactaaagtctaaaagtctaaaaataatttaattatgcagtgattcaatttggttaatttggttaattcgggtaattcgggtaattcagttaattcgggtaattcggttaattcggttaatttttaaccaaaaataaaaaaacatataattttcggttaattcggttaaccggccgaattaacctaaaaattttcggttcggttaacggttaaagattttgaaaggttggttaattcggttaatattatttcgggtcggttaaccggtcggttaaccgaatgaacacccctaagtATAGTTACAAAGAGTGGCTACCAAGGGGGCCCGCTTGCCCTGGTCCCTACtgatcatttttttccttttagatgctcttaaatctgtaaatttataacttaatttatagtaaaattatattttgacagtcaataatgataaaattgtactttagtcttacaaaaaaatataatttaattttgactctaaaataattttacctaattataagtataattataaattcaaTTACAAATAATACAAATTCGAATAACTATAGTAAGgattaattattaaaaagtacAATTGAATTTATAGctgaaacacattcaaatttaaacttgaataaTTTTGGAAAAGACTTGCACATTATAAAACTTAAACTAGAATAAAATCTGGACGGAGATTTAAATTGCTGATAATAAGGGGACTTGATTTAATTAGATTATTATATAGGGATTAAATCGCATTTTCAATAAAGTAAAGGGACAAGAAATGAAGCCCACCTCATGCATATTATTTACgcagttaaaatttaaaatattctttaaCAAGAATAAATTCCCAGCGTCCCCAAAGCCAGGTTTTCATGTTCTATTTCGATCCAAACTCCAAAGCCACCCACCTTTCTTAAAAAAGAGCAGCTCTCTTATTAAACATCAGAAAGAATAGAAGAAGACCTTTAAGTTCATGTGAAAATGGGGAAATTTTGaagtgttttgaaaaaaaaaaaacagttctCTTCGTTGCTAGATTTTTGAAAAGCGGAGGTCGTTGGGTGGGAGTAGTTGAGTGTGATGGTAAGAAATGGTGCACGTGGTGCCGGCGGACCCTCAGGCGGTAGTGGCGGTGAAGAAGAAGGCGCAGTCTTCTCGAAGTTGGGTCCTTCTTGATAGCACGGGGGAGACTACCGTGCTTGACGTCGACAAGTATGCTATCATGCATCGAGTAAACATTCATGCCCGAGATTTACGCATACTCGACCCTCTCTTGTCTTACCCTTCCACCATTCTCGGTCGCGATGGAGCTATTGTCTTAAATTTAGAGGTTCCATTTTGTCTACTCTTTCTGAAAAAAAGATTTTAAAgaacttttttaatcttttttttgcttattttgtttTTGTGGTTTTGGATTTGCAGCATATCAAGGCAATTATTACTTCTGAGGAGGTTAGTGGGTTTTTCTCCCTTTTTCCCAATTCAGTCgatcttttcttttaaaagaaataaaaaataaaaaaactttaatttCTGAGTTCTTCATGATATTTGGGATTTGGGAGATGAAGCTGAAGTTGCTTATGAGTACTGTGGTTTGATTGATTGCTTTTGTTTGAGTTCTAGCTTTTGACTAAACatttttcttgtttgtttttgTAGATAATGTTAGATCTTGAATTTGTCTATTTCATTTCTTGGATTCTATAGACTACTGCCTGCTATTGGATTTAGTTCTTTAATCGGTGGAGTGGAGTTTGCTAATTTGGTTCTATAGTGAAAGGATTAGGAGCTGAAGTGGAATTAGAGATAAACAAAAGTAGTTCTGCCTTTTTTCTCGGATAGAAACTTGCTTGGAACAATTTTCTGTGGTTAGTTCATAATATTTAGTGCTCTATAGGGAAATTAAAGTTGAAGAAGGACGAACTGTCAGAATAATGCTTTATATGAACCCGAACAAACATCAATTATTGTTTATGAAACTCTATTTGAGTTCTTAAGTTTGGAGTACTATGCCTTTAGGATGATATAATCTACTTGTCTGGGCAATTTGTGCTGCTTTGGGTCTTCGTTGATCAAGTTTGCTGTTCAGTTTAGCTCATAAACTCgatgaaaataaatcatattgTACTTGAAATAGGTTTTGCTTCGAGATCCATCTGATGAAAATGTTGTCCCTGTTGTTGAAGAACTTAAGAGACGTTTGCCTCCAGTGAATGCTATTCAGCAAGGTCAGGACTACACTGGTGGACAAAATGATGTTGAGGGTGACGAAGATGGTATGTCTTCTTGTACATCAATAAGCTAGGTTGATTAACCGCGGAAACTCATTTGGCATATTAAGCTTTCATCCTTAATATAACGTTTTTGACATCTAAACCATATGCTCCATGCCATGCAGAGTCTCCGTTTGAATTCCGAGCACTGGAGGTTGCTTTGGAATCTATTTGTAGTTTTCTAGCAGCACGTACACTAGAACTAGAGACTGCAGCTTATCCTGCTTTAGACGAGCTTACCTCCCAGGTAATTGTTATTTCACATTCACCTTTATAGTTTTACAtatcttgaatatttttgttgtCTGCCTGCCTTTCATCTGGGCTGTGTTCATGCTGTATTACAATTTGTGAAATACACTGTATGCAGATTAGTAGTCGTAATTTGGATAGAGTTCGTAAATTGAAGAGTGCAATGACCAGATTGACTGCTCGGGTACAAAAGGTAATAATGGGTACTTCATTCGTGTTGATATGTGTATGTGAAACTTTTGTTATTTTATCATATGCAGTATTGTCTATATGGTAATTACAGGTATATCTAGTAATGCATTCTTCAGATTTTCACCTTCTAGAAACGCTGATTATTAAATGGACTAAGTAATTTATCATTCTAAGGGATTGATGAGTTCAGCTATGATCAAAATAACTAGCTCTTGACCTAAGGGAAAACCAAACTGATTTGTATCGCTTAACATATAGATTGATGAAAatgcttaattttctttttagaaagaaaaatgtttgatTACGATGGCTGGCCAAGCCAAATTTTTATAGGCTGAAACCCTAAATGAACCCAGAAGAAATAGAAGTCCTAAGTTTTGATGTCGTTCGGCCAATGAGACTGAAGTTTCTTCCAACCTAACCTTAAATGACATCAATGAACCAATAAATTTATTGTAATGATGTATTGCAGCCAATGAATTATTCTTCAGAGTCATCTTTATACATAGAACATACAGCATGTGAAGAAACACTATTGTCCATTTCTTGGATCCACTCTTTTACTCATGTCAGTATTCCTGAAAGTCATCAGCTCTATTATCCGAATAGTCCATTACTTGCTTGCATATTACAGACAGACATTCCTAGATTGTAATGGAGGCTGGAAGTGAAAAAACATTTGTTTCAGTAGTTACATTAAGTGACAAGGAACACTGTTGTGATCATTGATTTTTGTAGGTAAGGGATGAACTTGAACAACTactggatgatgatgatgatatggCTGACCTTTATTTGTCGAGAAAGTTGGCTGGAACTTCACCTGTTAGTGGGTCAGGTGCTGCAAATTGGTATCTTGCCTCTCCTACCATAGGATCAAAGATTTCTAGAGCAAGTAGAGCAAGTATAGCAACAGCTCGTGGAGATGAGAATGATGTCGAGGAGCTTGAAATGTTGTTGGAGGTTACACCAATGATTTACTTCTCATGTTAAAGGATTTGTCTACCCTAAAGTCTAAGTTGGTAATAATCCGTTTTGCAGGCCTACTTTATGCAAATTGATGGAACATTGAACAAATTAACAACGGTACTCTTTCCCTtgtacccttttttttttcttataattagcTTGTTCTCCAGTATTAAGAAATACAGGAATTGGTTTTGACTTTTGTCTATTATTTTCTGAAATCTAGATTCTAAAGTTTTAGctgtttaatttgaaattatgcAGCTGCGTGAATATATTGATGATACAGAGGATTACATCAATATTCAGGTTTGTGTCATCATAAGCTtgaaaaacacaaaatttcaatTGAATCTGTTGCGCTGTGTAccatgattttcttttctttttgcagcTTGACAACCACCGAAACCAGCTAATCCAGGTCTGTCAAAGTTCTTTCTATAACATATTCCAGTGATGATAATTTTTCACTTAGAGCTCTAAGTAACTATGACAATGTAACAATTGAAACTGATACTAAAATTTTGCAGTTAGAGCTCTTTCTAAGTTCAGGAACTGTGTGTTTATCCATCTATTCTTTAGTGGCTGCAATATTTGGGATGAACATTCCATATACGTGGGATACTAACCATGGATACATGTTTAAATGGGTGAGCAAAGTGT
Coding sequences within it:
- the LOC107914867 gene encoding magnesium transporter MRS2-2 — its product is MVHVVPADPQAVVAVKKKAQSSRSWVLLDSTGETTVLDVDKYAIMHRVNIHARDLRILDPLLSYPSTILGRDGAIVLNLEHIKAIITSEEVLLRDPSDENVVPVVEELKRRLPPVNAIQQGQDYTGGQNDVEGDEDESPFEFRALEVALESICSFLAARTLELETAAYPALDELTSQISSRNLDRVRKLKSAMTRLTARVQKVRDELEQLLDDDDDMADLYLSRKLAGTSPVSGSGAANWYLASPTIGSKISRASRASIATARGDENDVEELEMLLEAYFMQIDGTLNKLTTLREYIDDTEDYINIQLDNHRNQLIQLELFLSSGTVCLSIYSLVAAIFGMNIPYTWDTNHGYMFKWVVIVSGIFCATLFILIMSYARLKGLVGS